GCGTCACTGTTGTGGATGATGGAACTTTATCTGGACGCAGAGGCTCTTTAAATATCGATGACGAAGGTACTCCAACTCAATGCACTACCTTAATTGAAGACGGCATTTTGAAGGGCTACATCCAGGATAGCCTGAATGCCCGACTCATGAACATGCCCCTCACTGGCAATGGTCGTCGTGAAAGTTTTGCTTCACTACCAATGCCGCGCATGACAAATACCTATATGTTGGCCGGCAAAGATGATCCTCAAGAAATTGTTGCCAGCATCAAGCGCGGTTTATACGCAGTGAACTTTGGTGGTGGCCAGGTTGATATCACTAGCGGCAAATTTGTGTTTTCCGCTTCAGAAGCCTACTGGGTTGAGAACGGCAAAATTCAATATCCCGTCAAAGGCGCCACCATTATTGGTAGTGGACCAGAATCCCTAAAACAGGTTTCCATGATCGGAAATGACCTGAAATTAGACGGTGGGGTCGGGGTTTGCGGCAAGGAAGGGCAAAGCGTTCCAGTCGGGGTTGGGCAGCCTACCCTGAGGATTGATAGCCTGACTGTGGGTGGGACTGCCTAATATTGGCTAATTACGGCTTAAAATAGCCGGATGAGCCAACAAAATACGAATCCCGCTAATTGGTACTCCGCTGTCGACAAGACTTCAGATACTGACGATCAACGCATTGATAACATTTCTGTTCTGCCTCCGCCAGAGCATTTAATTCGTTTCTTTCCGATTTCTGGAACGCCCACCGAAGCATTGATCAGCAACACTCGCAAAAAGATCCGCGACATTATTCATGGCAAGGATGACCGCTTACTCGTGATCATCGGACCATGCTCCATTCATGACCCAAAAGCAGCGTTGGAATATTGCCAGCGTCTTTTAGCTGAGCGCGAGCGTCTTTCTGGTGAATTAGAAATTGTGATGCGCGTGTATTTTGAAAAGCCACGTACAACTGTTGGCTGGAAGGGTTTGATTAACGATCCGTATCTAGATGAAAGCTATCGCATCGAAGAGGGGCTGCGCCTTGCTCGCCAAGTATTGATGGAAATTAATCGTCTTGGCATGCCTGCTGGTAGCGAATTCTTGGATGTGATTTCTCCGCAATATATTGCTGACCTAATTTCTTGGGGTGCTATTGGTGCGCGCACTACTGAGAGCCAGGTTCACCGCGAACTTGCATCTGGCTTATCTGCACCTATCGGATTTAAGAACGGTACTGATGGCAACATCAAAATTGCTACTGATGCAATTCAAGCTGCAGGTCGTCCACATCATTTCTTATCCGTTCATAAAAACGGTCAAGTATCCGTTGTGGAAACTAAAGGCAATAAAGATTGCCACGTCATTTTGCGTGGTGGTAAAGAGCCAAACTACGAGGCTCATTTTGTGCAAGCGGCCTGCTCTGAGCTAGAAGCAGCAAAGCTTCCAGCCAGTTTGATGGTTGATTTATCCCATGCCAATTCAAGCAAGAAACATGAACGTCAAATTGTGGTTGCTGATGATGTAGCACAGCAAATTGAATCTGGCTCACATCAGATTTTTGGCGTGATGATTGAGAGTCATTTGAATGATGGTGCCCAGAAATTTACCCCCGGAAAAGATGACCCAAGCAAATTGGAATACGGCAAGAGCATTACCGATGCCTGCATCAACTGGGATGACTCCGTAAAGGTGCTAGAGCGTCTAGCTACGGCCGTTAAGAAACGCAGAAGTAAGAAAAAGTAATACTGCAGTATTTTTTAAGCGCTACTGATAAAAGAGACTAATTTATTTAGTCTCTTTTTTTTCGTGCTTCCACATCACATCCGAACCACCAGCCGCACGATTCAAAATACGCGCAAGCACAAAGAGCAAATCAGATAGGCGGTTGACATATTGACGAGGGGAATCATATAAAGGCTCCTCCCAACCCAAGCGAACAATCGAACGTTCGGCCCTGCGACATACGGTGCGACAAACATGGGCTTGTGCAGCAGCGCGAGTACCGCCCGGCAAAATGAATTCAGTCAAAGGGGGCAATTGTTTGTTGTATTTCTCAAGCCAAACATCTAACTGCGCTACATGCTCAGGATTGAGCAGTTTGTAGTTAGGGATGCAAAGTTCGCCCCCTAAATCGAATAAATCATGTTGCACCTGCAGAAAAAGCTCCTGTAATTCAGCAGAAATGCTTGCTGGGATGTCCTCGGTCATTAAAACCCCGATTTCAGAGTTCAACTCATCGATATCGCCCATGGCGCAGACCCGCAGGTGATCCTTCTCTACGCGACTTCCGTCACCCAAGCCCGTCATTCCTGCGTCACCGGTTCTAGTGGCGATTTTTGATAGTCGATTTCCCATGAGCTTAATTATAGGTAAATGGCTAA
This region of Polynucleobacter sp. JS-JIR-II-50 genomic DNA includes:
- a CDS encoding 3-deoxy-7-phosphoheptulonate synthase, producing the protein MSQQNTNPANWYSAVDKTSDTDDQRIDNISVLPPPEHLIRFFPISGTPTEALISNTRKKIRDIIHGKDDRLLVIIGPCSIHDPKAALEYCQRLLAERERLSGELEIVMRVYFEKPRTTVGWKGLINDPYLDESYRIEEGLRLARQVLMEINRLGMPAGSEFLDVISPQYIADLISWGAIGARTTESQVHRELASGLSAPIGFKNGTDGNIKIATDAIQAAGRPHHFLSVHKNGQVSVVETKGNKDCHVILRGGKEPNYEAHFVQAACSELEAAKLPASLMVDLSHANSSKKHERQIVVADDVAQQIESGSHQIFGVMIESHLNDGAQKFTPGKDDPSKLEYGKSITDACINWDDSVKVLERLATAVKKRRSKKK
- a CDS encoding cob(I)yrinic acid a,c-diamide adenosyltransferase; amino-acid sequence: MGNRLSKIATRTGDAGMTGLGDGSRVEKDHLRVCAMGDIDELNSEIGVLMTEDIPASISAELQELFLQVQHDLFDLGGELCIPNYKLLNPEHVAQLDVWLEKYNKQLPPLTEFILPGGTRAAAQAHVCRTVCRRAERSIVRLGWEEPLYDSPRQYVNRLSDLLFVLARILNRAAGGSDVMWKHEKKETK